The Streptococcus pantholopis genome has a segment encoding these proteins:
- the yhbY gene encoding ribosome assembly RNA-binding protein YhbY, whose product MLTSKQRAFLKGQAQPMKAIIQIGKNGLNSHIKTSIRQALDARELIKVSLLQNTDEDLHEVAEILENEIGCETVLKIGRTLILYKESAKKENRKLSPKVKMI is encoded by the coding sequence ATGTTAACAAGCAAACAGCGTGCTTTTCTTAAAGGACAGGCACAGCCAATGAAGGCCATCATTCAGATTGGGAAAAATGGCCTCAATAGTCATATCAAGACCAGTATCCGTCAGGCTTTAGATGCCAGAGAGCTAATCAAGGTCTCTCTTTTGCAGAATACAGATGAAGACCTTCATGAGGTTGCCGAAATTTTAGAAAATGAAATCGGCTGCGAGACTGTTCTGAAAATCGGTCGGACACTGATCTTATATAAGGAATCGGCTAAGAAAGAGAACCGCAAATTATCCCCTAAAGTAAAAATGATTTGA